In Actinomycetota bacterium, a genomic segment contains:
- a CDS encoding coenzyme F420-0:L-glutamate ligase, whose translation MYEFGQPNPGKQLYIDIPAGRYARYPLFSHLVTAKDDIVAVVREHAVPYLEPGDILAISEKIVAICEGRAYPLDQIHPRRLATFMSKFVQKTPAGIGIGSPWTMEFALREAGAPRIFLAAFASAVTKPFGKKGVFYRIAGPKVKAIDGPTDGTIPPYNRCVTLGPSDPERSAATISAALGGQAVAIIDANDIGVNILGSSGVDPSIVEQAFKDNPLGQGEEQTPMAVLRRVEGQPAAV comes from the coding sequence ATGTACGAGTTCGGCCAGCCCAACCCGGGCAAACAACTGTATATAGACATACCCGCGGGCCGCTACGCCCGCTATCCGCTGTTCTCGCATCTGGTGACCGCCAAGGACGACATCGTCGCCGTCGTGCGCGAACACGCCGTCCCCTACCTGGAGCCCGGTGATATCCTCGCCATCAGCGAGAAGATAGTCGCCATCTGCGAGGGCCGCGCTTATCCGCTCGACCAGATACATCCAAGGCGACTGGCCACCTTCATGTCGAAGTTCGTACAGAAGACGCCCGCGGGCATTGGTATAGGCAGCCCCTGGACCATGGAATTCGCCCTGCGCGAGGCTGGAGCGCCGCGTATCTTCCTCGCCGCCTTCGCCAGCGCGGTCACCAAGCCGTTCGGCAAGAAGGGCGTCTTTTACCGCATCGCCGGACCCAAAGTGAAGGCCATCGACGGGCCCACGGATGGCACCATCCCGCCGTATAACCGCTGTGTTACCCTGGGCCCCAGCGACCCTGAGCGGTCGGCGGCAACGATATCCGCAGCCCTCGGCGGCCAGGCGGTCGCCATCATCGACGCCAACGACATCGGAGTGAACATCCTCGGCTCTTCAGGAGTCGATCCGTCTATCGTTGAGCAGGCTTTTAAGGATAATCCCCTCGGCCAGGGCGAGGAACAGACGCCCATGGCCGTGCTCAGAAGGGTGGAGGGACAGCCGGCGGCGGTCTGA